From the Oleiharenicola lentus genome, one window contains:
- a CDS encoding oxidoreductase, with protein sequence MNPSRVWLITGCSRGLGHALAVAALARGDRVVTTARNPLDLAALTAAHPDTCRALALDVTSPTQVTASVLAALEAFGGIDVLVNNAGAGLLGAIEETDEAEIARCFEVNFLGALRVTRALLPHFRARRGGQVVFVSAAAAIANYPGFGIYGAAKRALEGAAESLAQEGRPFGLRVTLVQPGPFRTGFIGASLAHVAAPLPDYDTTRGKFARTLAAMDGRQPGDPARAAAAILAAVDAERPPLRLVLGAYATDKARRTLTAAQRELEAWTPVAAATEFPTP encoded by the coding sequence GTGAATCCATCCCGAGTCTGGCTCATCACCGGCTGCTCCCGCGGCCTCGGTCACGCCCTGGCCGTGGCCGCGCTCGCGCGGGGCGACCGGGTCGTCACCACCGCGCGGAATCCGCTCGACCTGGCGGCCCTGACGGCCGCGCATCCCGACACCTGTCGCGCCCTCGCGCTGGATGTGACCTCACCCACCCAGGTCACCGCCAGCGTGCTGGCCGCGCTGGAAGCCTTTGGCGGTATTGACGTGCTGGTGAACAACGCCGGCGCGGGCCTGCTGGGGGCGATCGAGGAGACGGACGAGGCCGAGATCGCGCGTTGCTTCGAGGTGAATTTCCTCGGTGCTCTGCGCGTGACCCGGGCCCTGCTGCCCCACTTTCGCGCCCGGCGCGGCGGTCAGGTGGTGTTCGTCAGCGCCGCCGCCGCGATCGCGAACTATCCGGGATTCGGGATCTACGGCGCCGCCAAACGCGCGCTGGAAGGCGCCGCGGAATCGCTGGCCCAGGAGGGCCGGCCCTTCGGGCTCCGCGTGACGCTCGTGCAACCCGGCCCGTTCCGCACCGGTTTCATCGGGGCGTCCCTGGCCCACGTCGCCGCTCCCCTGCCCGACTACGACACCACGCGCGGCAAGTTCGCGCGCACCCTCGCCGCGATGGACGGACGGCAGCCCGGTGACCCGGCCCGCGCCGCCGCCGCCATCCTGGCCGCGGTGGACGCCGAACGCCCGCCGCTGCGGCTCGTGCTCGGCGCCTACGCGACCGACAAGGCCCGCCGCACCCTCACGGCGGCGCAGCGCGAACTGGAAGCCTGGACCCCGGTCGCCGCGGCGACCGAATTCCCCACCCCCTGA
- a CDS encoding DUF533 domain-containing protein, whose protein sequence is MNDSEKRSILALVVMAAFADGAKDDAERAAVRRVAESLGAGADSGPNFWTVYQDVVAKRIDLAQAVAGLTSPESRVLAYEMAVGVCDTDGPPNPGEAAFLAQLRGALGLAGAGPAAPIEREAAVVAAALPPVLPSVSVAPAAARPQPAVDSAAVDKMVLNYAILNGALELLPQSLASMAILPLQMKMVFRVGQLHGYSLDRGHIRDFLATAGVGLASQAVEGYARKLLGGLVGKALGGGMLGGLARGTAQAATGAAFTFATTWALGQLAHRYYAGGRKMETAVLKDTYARLMGDGQQLFSRHAGSIQQRAAMLNPAEVMNLERDPA, encoded by the coding sequence ATGAACGATTCCGAGAAACGCTCGATCCTCGCCCTGGTGGTCATGGCCGCCTTCGCCGATGGCGCCAAAGATGATGCTGAACGCGCCGCCGTGCGCCGCGTCGCCGAAAGCCTCGGAGCCGGCGCCGACTCCGGGCCCAATTTCTGGACCGTTTATCAGGACGTTGTCGCGAAGCGCATCGACCTGGCACAGGCCGTCGCCGGCCTGACCTCGCCCGAATCGCGCGTGCTGGCGTATGAGATGGCCGTCGGGGTCTGCGACACCGACGGGCCGCCCAATCCGGGCGAAGCGGCCTTCCTCGCGCAGCTGCGCGGTGCCCTGGGCCTGGCCGGGGCCGGGCCGGCCGCGCCGATTGAGCGCGAAGCGGCCGTCGTGGCCGCCGCCCTGCCGCCGGTACTGCCTTCCGTTTCCGTGGCTCCCGCCGCCGCGCGGCCCCAGCCGGCGGTGGATTCCGCTGCGGTGGACAAGATGGTGCTCAACTACGCGATCCTGAACGGCGCGCTGGAGCTGTTGCCCCAGTCGCTCGCGTCCATGGCGATCTTGCCGTTGCAGATGAAAATGGTTTTCCGGGTTGGCCAGCTGCACGGCTACAGCCTCGATCGCGGCCACATCCGCGACTTTCTGGCGACGGCGGGCGTCGGTCTGGCCTCGCAGGCGGTTGAGGGCTACGCCCGCAAGCTGTTGGGCGGGCTTGTGGGCAAGGCGCTGGGCGGCGGGATGCTCGGCGGTCTCGCCCGGGGCACCGCGCAGGCGGCCACCGGGGCGGCCTTCACGTTCGCCACGACGTGGGCCCTCGGCCAGCTCGCGCACCGCTATTATGCGGGCGGCCGCAAGATGGAGACGGCGGTGCTGAAGGACACCTACGCACGCCTCATGGGCGACGGCCAGCAGCTCTTCTCCCGCCACGCCGGCAGCATTCAGCAACGCGCCGCCATGCTCAATCCGGCCGAGGTCATGAACCTTGAACGGGACCCCGCGTAG
- a CDS encoding RNA recognition motif domain-containing protein, translated as MNSRVYVSNLPEVTTEENLRTAFGPFGDIAKVFVATDRDTALPTYAFITYATVGDMTASIAGMNDADFHGRKLAVSVAREAKVAPAPRRIVLPMAGPRRGPGGPARGPVRR; from the coding sequence ATGAATAGCCGCGTTTACGTCAGCAACCTGCCCGAAGTCACCACCGAAGAGAACCTGCGCACCGCCTTCGGGCCGTTCGGGGACATTGCCAAGGTTTTCGTCGCCACCGATCGCGACACGGCTCTGCCCACTTATGCGTTTATCACCTATGCCACGGTCGGAGACATGACCGCCTCCATCGCGGGCATGAACGACGCGGATTTTCACGGCCGCAAGCTGGCGGTCAGCGTGGCCCGTGAGGCCAAGGTCGCTCCGGCGCCCCGGCGGATCGTGCTGCCGATGGCAGGCCCGCGCCGCGGACCCGGCGGTCCGGCGCGCGGTCCCGTGCGGCGCTAA
- a CDS encoding DUF4174 domain-containing protein has product MRILLLIVLLGSCLATPARAAADHRVLVIAAPSVKNDQYRDQAALLLPAWSGLIERDFVIETRFGASTFTVTLIGKDGGEKLRRSTPLPPEELFALVDTMPMRREEMRERPPAQR; this is encoded by the coding sequence ATGCGCATCCTCCTGCTGATCGTCCTCCTGGGCAGCTGCCTGGCCACGCCGGCTCGGGCTGCCGCCGACCACCGCGTGCTCGTGATCGCCGCGCCCTCGGTCAAAAATGACCAATACCGCGACCAAGCGGCGCTCCTGCTACCCGCGTGGTCCGGCTTGATCGAGCGGGACTTCGTGATCGAGACGCGTTTCGGCGCCTCGACGTTCACCGTCACCCTGATCGGCAAGGATGGCGGCGAGAAGCTACGCCGCTCCACCCCGCTGCCTCCCGAGGAACTGTTCGCGCTCGTGGACACCATGCCCATGCGTCGCGAAGAAATGCGCGAGCGCCCGCCCGCGCAGCGCTGA
- the deoC gene encoding deoxyribose-phosphate aldolase, producing MTQPSLTALAKMIDHSLLHPTMSDAEVGAGCQLARDYNVATACVKPYSIRQALDIFAGTDVLACAVIGFPHGNSTTRIKVVEAESAALAGAREIDMVVNHGKVKSGAWDYVQREIDLINQATVAAGAILKVIFENDYLTDAEIIRLCEICSAVNVAFVKTSTGYGFVKQANGHYNYQGATPAHLRLMRAHTAPHIQIKAAGGVRTLDDLLAVRALGVTRIGATATKAILNAAIQRGFPGSLPSPHLDTSPTPAGY from the coding sequence ATGACCCAGCCCAGCCTCACTGCTCTCGCCAAGATGATCGATCACTCCCTCCTGCACCCGACGATGTCGGATGCCGAGGTCGGGGCCGGTTGCCAACTCGCGCGCGACTACAACGTCGCGACCGCCTGCGTGAAACCCTACTCCATCCGCCAGGCCCTGGACATCTTCGCCGGCACCGACGTGCTGGCCTGCGCCGTCATCGGCTTCCCCCACGGCAACAGCACCACCCGCATCAAGGTCGTCGAGGCCGAGTCCGCCGCCCTCGCCGGCGCCCGGGAAATCGACATGGTCGTCAACCACGGCAAGGTGAAGTCCGGCGCCTGGGACTACGTGCAGCGTGAGATCGACCTCATCAATCAGGCCACCGTCGCCGCCGGCGCCATCCTCAAGGTGATTTTTGAAAACGATTACCTCACCGACGCGGAGATCATCCGGCTCTGCGAAATTTGCTCCGCGGTGAACGTCGCGTTCGTGAAAACCTCCACCGGCTACGGCTTCGTCAAGCAGGCCAACGGCCACTACAATTACCAGGGCGCCACGCCGGCGCACCTCCGGCTCATGCGCGCGCACACGGCGCCCCACATCCAGATCAAGGCCGCCGGCGGTGTCCGCACCCTCGACGATCTCCTCGCCGTGCGCGCGCTCGGCGTCACCCGCATCGGCGCCACCGCCACCAAGGCCATCCTCAACGCGGCCATCCAACGCGGCTTCCCCGGCTCCCTGCCGAGCCCGCACCTCGACACTTCCCCCACCCCCGCCGGCTACTGA
- a CDS encoding GNAT family N-acetyltransferase gives MTNEVRLRAVEDGDLPVFFVHQLDPEATRLAAFPSRDHDAFMAHWAKIRATPLETITRTILFQGRVAGHLGSWVQAGQREVGYWLGREFWGRGLASAALDQLLAELKTRPLHAHVALHNAASIRVLQKCGFVITGREKFPDTEIEELTLTLTAPS, from the coding sequence ATGACGAATGAGGTGCGATTGCGCGCGGTGGAGGATGGCGACCTGCCGGTCTTCTTCGTCCACCAGCTGGACCCGGAGGCCACCCGCCTGGCGGCGTTTCCGTCGCGCGACCACGACGCCTTCATGGCGCACTGGGCGAAGATCCGGGCGACGCCGCTGGAAACGATCACGCGCACCATCCTCTTCCAAGGCCGGGTGGCGGGCCACCTCGGCAGCTGGGTCCAGGCCGGGCAACGCGAGGTCGGCTACTGGCTCGGCCGCGAATTCTGGGGCCGCGGCCTCGCCAGCGCCGCGCTGGACCAGCTGCTCGCCGAGCTGAAAACCCGCCCGCTCCACGCCCACGTTGCCCTGCACAACGCGGCCTCGATCCGCGTGCTGCAGAAATGCGGCTTCGTGATCACGGGCCGCGAAAAATTTCCCGACACCGAAATCGAGGAACTCACCCTCACCCTGACCGCCCCGAGCTGA
- a CDS encoding YkgJ family cysteine cluster protein: MSLTPYLPACSGCGRCCHLVVELRPGDCIPEELIACHDGVPCMDQRGDGACVALDPLTALCTLYESRPQTCRDFARGGTLCRQVLSL; the protein is encoded by the coding sequence ATCTCTCTGACTCCCTATCTCCCTGCCTGCTCCGGCTGCGGGCGTTGCTGCCATCTCGTCGTCGAACTCCGCCCCGGTGACTGCATTCCAGAGGAACTGATCGCCTGCCATGATGGTGTGCCCTGCATGGACCAACGCGGCGACGGCGCCTGCGTGGCCCTCGATCCCCTGACCGCACTCTGCACCCTCTACGAGTCGCGGCCGCAAACCTGCCGCGACTTCGCCCGCGGCGGCACCCTCTGCCGCCAGGTTCTCTCTCTGTGA
- a CDS encoding DUF1801 domain-containing protein, with protein MKTKPASNPSAITQYTQAQTPILAAVCETLRGEIEATLPSATSKVWHAIPVWFVGDIPVVGYKATAKQVTLLFWNGQALGAPELKPAGKFKAAQIQFTDVTQIPLQKLRRWLKQAGKDLWDYRELRPKTTQGRAARC; from the coding sequence ATGAAAACAAAGCCAGCGAGCAACCCATCTGCCATCACCCAATACACCCAAGCGCAGACGCCGATACTGGCCGCCGTATGCGAGACGCTCCGCGGGGAGATCGAAGCGACCCTGCCCTCGGCCACGTCGAAGGTGTGGCACGCCATCCCCGTCTGGTTTGTCGGGGATATTCCCGTCGTCGGCTACAAGGCCACCGCCAAACAGGTGACCCTGCTCTTCTGGAACGGCCAGGCGCTCGGTGCACCGGAACTCAAGCCCGCCGGCAAATTCAAGGCCGCGCAGATTCAATTCACCGACGTGACGCAGATTCCCCTCCAAAAACTCCGCCGCTGGTTGAAGCAGGCCGGGAAGGATCTCTGGGACTACAGGGAGCTGCGGCCGAAAACCACCCAAGGCCGTGCCGCCAGATGCTAG
- a CDS encoding DNA polymerase Y family protein, translated as MHPLRTLAVDFNSFFASCEQQECPPLRGRPVAVVPVVADTTCTISVSYAAKARGVRAEMGVGEAKLRCPELALVEARPEVYIAYHRRLREAIEACIHVSEIKSIDEMECDLTATFAPREKAERVAREIKARVRRAVGSCLTSSIGIAPNWMLAKMASDLQKPDGLVVIEERDLPARLLGLKLQDFLGIGERMEARLLAHGIDTVAKLYAATKAELRGVWGGVEGERMFCRLRGEHIPFHCESHKTVGHSHVLPPALRTDVRAGAVLHRLLQKAAMRLRHIAHCAGALSVFVGYRDDAKWADEIRFNETQDTFALSRALALVWARRPAELRRRAPLQVGVVLTRLLPLHTHTPDLFDTGQADARERLFGAVDTLNQTYGHGTVYLGGAFGVTKDAPMRIAFTRIPTPEVEEIDPRRERRVRPLKRTEAPDFWEGC; from the coding sequence ATGCACCCGCTCCGGACGCTCGCGGTGGATTTCAACTCCTTCTTCGCCTCGTGCGAGCAGCAGGAGTGTCCGCCGCTGCGCGGGCGGCCGGTGGCGGTGGTGCCGGTGGTGGCCGACACGACCTGCACGATCTCGGTGAGCTACGCGGCCAAGGCCCGGGGCGTGCGCGCCGAGATGGGCGTGGGCGAGGCGAAGCTGCGCTGCCCGGAGCTGGCCCTGGTCGAGGCGCGACCCGAGGTCTATATCGCCTACCACCGCCGGCTGCGCGAGGCGATCGAGGCCTGCATCCACGTCTCGGAGATCAAGTCCATTGACGAGATGGAGTGCGACCTCACGGCCACCTTCGCCCCGCGGGAAAAGGCCGAGCGCGTGGCCCGCGAGATCAAGGCGCGCGTGCGCCGCGCGGTCGGGTCCTGTCTCACCAGCTCCATCGGCATCGCGCCCAACTGGATGCTCGCGAAGATGGCGTCGGACCTGCAGAAGCCTGACGGCCTCGTGGTGATCGAGGAACGCGACCTGCCCGCACGCCTGCTCGGCTTGAAGCTGCAGGACTTCCTCGGCATCGGGGAACGGATGGAGGCGCGGCTCCTGGCGCATGGTATCGACACCGTGGCGAAGCTCTACGCCGCGACCAAGGCCGAGTTGCGCGGCGTGTGGGGCGGCGTGGAGGGCGAGCGCATGTTCTGCCGCCTGCGCGGGGAGCACATCCCGTTTCACTGCGAGAGCCACAAGACCGTCGGCCACTCCCACGTGCTGCCGCCCGCCCTGCGCACCGACGTCCGCGCCGGGGCCGTGCTCCACCGCCTGCTGCAAAAAGCCGCCATGCGCCTGCGGCACATCGCGCACTGCGCCGGCGCGCTCAGCGTGTTCGTGGGCTACCGCGACGACGCGAAGTGGGCCGACGAGATCCGGTTCAACGAGACGCAGGACACCTTCGCGCTGAGCCGCGCCCTCGCGCTGGTGTGGGCGCGGCGCCCGGCCGAGCTGCGCCGGCGCGCGCCCTTGCAGGTGGGCGTGGTGCTCACGCGCCTGCTACCGCTGCACACGCACACGCCCGACCTCTTCGACACCGGGCAGGCGGACGCCCGCGAGCGGTTGTTCGGCGCGGTGGACACGCTCAACCAGACCTACGGCCACGGCACGGTCTATCTCGGCGGGGCCTTCGGGGTGACGAAGGATGCCCCGATGCGCATCGCCTTCACGCGCATCCCCACGCCCGAGGTCGAGGAGATCGACCCCCGCCGCGAACGCCGCGTGCGCCCTCTGAAGCGGACCGAGGCCCCGGATTTCTGGGAAGGCTGTTAG